GAACAGCCTACACAAAAGGCACAACCACCAGCTACCCCTGGAAGAATCTCTTAGTTATTTCCTCCTTGGGGGGTTATAGTTTGAgtgcctctctcccttccccaccccacacctgTGACTCAGAGTGGTTAAGCCAGCTGctgaagagaagaaacagaattagTGACATGACTCGGGGAGAGACACAACTGCCACCTTCTCCCTCAGGTTTTATAGGACAGGGACAGTGGCCAAGTCACCCCTGGCAGATTCAAGTGCTGCAGTAACAGGAATCTCTTCCGCAGAGGCAGCAGGGGAGTGGTTCAGTGCCACagacagggaggaaaggagggaggagccCTTGCCCTGAAAGTGACTGTCTTCCTTAGGCTTTAAGCCCAGGGGTGGTATCTTCTGTTTGCAAGGACAGAAGTAAAACTTAGGGAAAATAAGGTAGTAACATCTAGAACACTTATAGCCGGAAAGACATGGAGAAGAGCAATTGCAAAGGACAGGGAAGAGCGCTTACTGGGTTTGCCTCTAGAGAGATGCATTGGTCCACAGCAACTGGAAAAGGGGGTGTGGCAGATGGGATAGAAAGAAGAGCAGAGCCCTCAAACGCCACTTACCTCAAAGACTGAGCCCTGAGGACTGTGTGAATACACACCCCTGAGGTGCAAAGGCTCTCACTCCACCCTCCCTTTCTCACTAAAGCATCTGGTTTGCCATCTCTCCCCACTGTTGAGACTCTGCCTTCAGTACAGAACTGAAGCCTACCAGAGTACAGAGACAGATGGAGGCTCAGAATCCTAAAAAATGCAGTCAAGAAGGGCTCCTACCGCATTCATTGAGCTTTTCTCCACAATGGGACACTGTGCAGACACCAATGTTTCCACAGGGTTAGAAGAGTTAAGAGAGTCCAAGTATACAATAATAAAGGCCAACCAAAAATGAAAGGTCAGCTCTTTGTAGACTTAGTGGGGGAAGACTGGCTGGTAAGTTCTCAATTATTTGGGATGCAGGGAAGAACCAAAAGAGAACTCAGAGGAGCTAGCAAACCAGAGAATGATCTTGTTTCAtttaaaggcagagagagagaaaaagagagaaagaggaaaactaAAAGGATATCAATTTAACAATAGCAAGCCaggctttaaaaacaaacatcttagaaaacaaaacaaacagggaGGAGCTCCCCTGGGAGCAGAAGACGCTTGAAGTTCCCAGGAGGAAGTGAAGAAGAGTGAAAGATGTGGGCTCCTAGATGGAGACCCGGGAGCCCAGACTGTCCAGATCTCTGCTCCTCTGAGCACAGCCAACTCAAGTAAACACTGGAAATGGGAGGAAGTCCACTGGTTTCTCCCTTTCTCCAACAGAGCCTGTCCTCAGAGGAAGGTGGGGGTCCCCCTCACTCAGCTGCTTGCTGGCAGGAGCCACCCTGGATCTTTGAAGCCCTCTTGGTAGTGACAGCTGTGGTATTCTCTTCTCTTCTGGGTTCTCACCTCTGCTGTCCTGACAAGGGTGGGAAAAAAGGGAAGAGCCACCAAAGTGTTAGTGGACCTTTTGGGCATTTACGACTTAGTTTCAAAAAGCTACATTTCTAAAGAACGTATCTTAAAGTAATAtccctaaaacaaaacaacacaacaaaCCCCCCATGGTCTCTCCCCTCCATAACCTTTAGAACTGGCTCTGCTGTAACACCTCAAATTTAGATTTCCCTTTTCCTTAATAAAGAATGCCCTCCTGCATTTTTTCCTTGCAGCTTCCCAAATGAAATGTTGCCAAATTAAATAATGGTTTCTACTCAATCTTGTTCTATCCActcacaaaacaaagaaacaggcaAATTTTGGGATTCCTCTAAGCAACCCCTAACCCCGAGATATCCCATGCTTACAACTTAAAGCATTAATTAGGTGACTGTTTGTTAAGCAAGTAAGCATGAATAttagttttaaaatgttctaagaGTCATAGTAACTTGTATACTTACTTTTATATGATGCtagattttaaatattcagaaattcATATTAACTGGAACCCCTGCTTACAACCTGAAATAATAAAGTTGGAATTTATTATCAGGTCAttactaagaaagaaagaaagaaagaaagaaagaaagaaagaaagaaagaaagaaagaaccccTTTCCatagaaacacactcagaaaagGAGGATAATCCGAAGAGAAGGAAGGTCCACTTACGTAGAATGTGCCCTAAACAAGGGAAGCTCTCATACCTCAGGTGGTGGAGGCTTGATGGTGACTGGCTGGGGAGTCCtccggggtggggagggctttGGCTGCACCTGCTGCTGGGCGGGGTTATAGTAGGTCACTCCTCCATATACCTGTGATGGGGCCTGGGACCCCaaaaagcaagaaggaaaaaaaagcaattaattcATCCAAACTGTGATGAACAGGAAATATTATTCAGGTACCAAAGTAAGAGTAtaggaaatttttaatttttaaaatctttaagctgccctcctttaaaataaagtgaTCACTCATTTCTGCCTTAATATGTCCTAACATGCTTCCCACTTCTTCAAAGTACTGCCCAATTTTCTCTAATTCCTACCATCAGCTGACAAATGGAAGAGACTGAGCTCAGTGGTGACACTCCAGATACCAGATGGTGTCAACCTGTTGGGAATTAAACAGTACAGGGCGGGGAAGGGCTGGTAAGGAGAATACAGCTCCTTTATGCAGTTGAACAAACAGTAGACATGGCCACCTAAGACATACCAAAATACCTGAATGAAACAccattaaagaaacagaagagaataaaCACATGATGGGCATTACATAAGCTGCACTTCCAGCTCCTGACCACCAAGAGGCGTCCTGGCACCACATGCAAATCAACAGCATTGAAATGTTTTCTCAAATTCCTTAAGGATTCTCCCTATACTACATTCCTGTCTGATTTTTTAAAGGTTGTGTACCTAGGCAAATCTCACTAGCCATCTCACCTGCGTGTTAGGATACAGAtgaggaggtggtggaggaggcAGTGCCCCTGGAGCATAAGGGTAACTGGGATTACCAAAGTTCATGACGCCTGGAGCAGAAAAGTAAGTCGGAGCAAGCAACTGCTGAGGTGGTGGCTGTCCTGGAGACATGGATACTGGTGGGGGATAGAGGCCTGGATTAGGCAGAGGCGCCGGTGTCTGGTGGGGATGTAAACCTGGAcagggagaagaaaacaaaattgaaacaGAAGATAATACCATTTCCACAGGATGGCCTGGCTGGACTGCTCAGCACAAACAGGCTCAGGATGAAGTCCTCAGGATGGACCCAAGAGGAGTTTGTTGCCCAAGCAGCCAAAGTGGCCAACCTCACAAGCAAGCAGCGCAGAGCTCAGGAGGATGGGGTTTGTGAAGCTCCCAACACACATCCTCATGTACTGGAAGCATACAAGCAGAGGTGCAAAGCTTACCTGGGTGGGGAAGGTGCATTTCTGGCTGCACAATCATGCCCTGAGGAGGCAGTGGGGCAGGGCTGTCACCATGGGTATAGATTGGTCCCTGGAACTGCACTGTAAGATATCACATTGGGACTCTCATAAACCCTCACTCTTCACATCACACAGACAAGTCTTCTTGTCTCCCAAACCCTTGAAAAGATGTTCTCAATTTTCCATGTGAAGAAAACAGCAACCAGAGAATGTTTGTTAATCACTGTAAGAGGTGAGACGGGGAAttcaggaggcaggaggctggtCTCTTAGTTCACTTCGCCTGCCAAGAAAGGTACCCCAAAATAAGAATAAACTCACATGGATCATAGTAATGTCCCTCCATGATACTGATGTGtacaggaggggcagggggctcTGGCACAGGTCTTTGCCGTTGAGATGAATAGCGTTTGGCTCGCCCACCCTGGACACCCTGAAATAAAGAAAGATGTCTGAACAAGAAGACTTCCAAAGGGCTGACTCTCATCAAGTTCCACCCTCCTTTAGGCACTGCAAAGCACTTACTTGGTAATGACAGTGTTcaaaaaatgtgcaaaatgaATTGAAAAACCAATGAAAAGCATCAAGATCTAAACCGAGATAGTACCCTACATTTCTGAAGACCCAAGTTAAAAGAAACATAGGAAACATGGGAAAACTGATTCAGTTTAAACAGTGAGCAAGCTGTGACATGCAACCCCCTACATCTACCCTTTTCCCCCTTCTGTACCATTTCTTCCATCCGGTTAAACTGAGGTGGAGGTCCTGCTCCCATGTGCATGTGGTTGGGCATACCTGAAATATACCAAAAAAGTCACCGCTGCAGAGCAGACAGATATGAATGGGACTAAAgataccatcaagaaaatgaCAGGCTGAAGAATCCAACACAGGGAATAgctttcttcttttaaactaacaaaattccttttaaacTATCTCTGCTTCCTATCAACACTAGCATTTGGAAATTCACCCCCACTGCCTACCACCTTGATATAGCAATAAAGcctttgaacattaaaaaaattacttcagtGAGAAAATTGCAAGTTCAAAACCTCCCCATTAAATACTTCCCTGTACAGAATTCCTGGGAGGTTATCATTAGTACATTAGATTATCAAACACATTGAAAAATCTCAGCCCTAAAGTTTCGGAGCAacaactggacaggggaggatgtTCTAAATCTACCTGATCATTCCTGCCACAGAGGTCTGGGCTAGGAAGTATGGGAAGAGATTCCCCTCTGGCTGAAGGAACGTTCAGGACAAAAAAGGAATGTTCTAGAGACTATCTTCCAGTGATAAGGCACTGGCAGGAGAGTGAACTCCTCTATCCAAAGATCAACTCCAGGTCCAGTTTAGACTATCTTCGTTTTTGGTGTTCAAAAATCATGCACACCAGAGAAGGATGCTGAAATTCCCAGTCCAAATGAGGAATTCCAATCTTTAAGTTCGAATTAGATGTCAAAAACTAAGGAAAAGGTCCTTTGATCTCTCTgattggaagaagaaaaaatgaatgaGCAAGAAGGGTGGGAGATAGGTCCTAGTCTCCAGCACTGTGCTGTCCAACATGATacccactagccacatgtggctatttaaatttcaattaattaaaagttCAGTTTCTCAGTCACTCTGTCCACATTACAAGTATTCAAAAGCACCACCAttacagaaagttctactgggcATCTTGGCTCTAGAAGATTGAGGAAATTTGAGAGGCTTTCCTTTAAAAGAGATTAGAAGATACTCATCCAAATTCAAATGCAGCTTTTGCCTTCAAACATTTAACCATTAGCTCAAATAATAAGAACACTGCTTTCTTCTACTTTTTCCACAGAGAGTGGTAAAGGATTCTGCACTCAGGAGCTCAATATTGATGACTGACCAGTTAATAGTAAGCAAAGTAGTGGGGTAGTCTTGCATAATAGATAAAATGGCTCTAGAATCTTTGGATGAATATATCTATGAATCCACCTGTTTCTTGTagttaatgaaaataaagatatCATCAGACACCACAACCCTGAGACTTAAGTCCCATGCCCCTAAATCCAATGATGCAAAGAGAATAAAGCTAGTCACTAACCCTAAGGTACCTACCCCGAAGCTCACGTGACTGCAGGAATGAAGGCTGCCCTGGGCTCCAATTCTGTTCTGCTATATTTAGTTGTGCCACATCTTGTTCAAGTCCACCTGTAGTAGAATCCACCGGGGCCTCCCAGTTCCCAGTCTTAGCAGGTGGAGGAGGGGTAGTTTCTGGGACTGGAGGTGCTGAGGTCAGCCCTTCAGGTGGAGGAGGCACCTCCTCTGCAACCTTGACTGCATCTCCAGCTTTGATTCTGGTTCTTCTTGCCCGGGAGTAGGATTTCTTCTCAACAGGCCTGTCAGGGGCCGGTGGTGCAGCGTCAGGAGTAGGATTTGCTATCTCCGGAGCCGCCTCTTCCTTCTCAGGACTGCCAAGCACTTGAGCATCTGCTTCTGGAGATGGATCCCTGACAGGAGTCTGCTCCAGGCGCCGGGACCGGTAACTAGTCTCATGTTTAACAGTCTCACCAGACCGGCAAGCATGCTGTCCACCAGCTTCCACAGATCTAAAACCAGCACGACCTTCCTTGAAGCCCCCAGATCGAGAGTAATTCCTGGGAACAGACATGCGGCCAGTACCTGCAGCATTCCTGTTGATAAATGTCCTTGGTGGTAGGGTGCCCCCAGGACCCTGGTGGCGATGGGACTTATTTGGCCGCTCACCAATCCAGTTTGGATCTCTCTGTGGAGGACTTCCAAACCTGAACAAATGGAGAATGGAGAAATAACAAGTAGCGCCACTAGAGATATAAACTGAGGGTCACAGAAACTTCCAATATTCCTCATCCATTCAATTATGAGCTagaatggcattttaaaaagcagagttttttttcctgcaaatacCAACAGTGTAGGCTCCCAAATTTCCTCACCTGGGTTTCCGGATTCTTCGGGGTTTGATGTCATCAGGATTGTGAGCTGAGCGGATGTCATAGCCATAAAGAGCAATGAGCTCCTGGCGGGACTTGGGAGCCTGCTCATCTTCCCGAAACTTGTCATGCTCCCAGCGACCCTCATCCTTCCATAGCTTTCGCTGACGTCCCTTGGGTCTGGTTAAAACCAGGGAAAAGTGTCTTAGGTTGGCAGACTCTGCCAAATAGATGTTCATGAAATAaacagggctgggcagggaaaCAGCAGGAACGCAGGTAGTCTCTCCATCTTCCTAGACAGGTTATACAAAACGGGCCTTCCAAAAGCAAGAGGGCATCACAGCACCCTAGGGCCCGTGGGCTCAAATTTAACAGGAACAAAAATGAGGAAAGACTTCACTTCAAACTACTTGGCACTCTGGAAACACTTCTCTCCTCTAAGGCCACCTGTGTAAGTATTTCATATCCCCAGAGGCCTTGAGCCTCAGAGTACTTAGGAAGGCAGTGGAAGTGTGGGTCTGGATCCCAGCTCCTCCACTAAGAATTACTAAATGTGCTAAGTCTTACTCTGCTCGTTTGTACAAGAGGGATAATCATAATATTTACCTTAAAATGTTGTGAATGGTAAATGAGACAATACAGGTGAAGCAtttagcaaagtgcctggcacagcgaAAGCACTAAATACATACTAACATAACTAACATACTGCATAGCAGTAGCAAGTGGCTGTTACCTGACTTCCTCCTCCTGAGTCTGCCCTCGAAGATCATGCTCAAAAAAGAGCCCTTTCCGGGGTATGTATGCTGGGTTCTTCCGATCTTCATCATCATCCAAATGCTTAGGGCCCTTTTTATCGACTTTGTTCTCCACAGGCTCTGTGCTTTCCTGTTGGACAGAAAAAGGGCTCCTTATTTACTCCAAGGTTAAGAGCCTCTATTCCAGAACCCAAATGGAGGCCTCTGGTGGGTACTAACCTGTCCATCCCCACTTTGCCTCTCTCCAGTCACAGTGCCTTTGCTGTCAggcttttcttctcccttctcttcttttgCTGAAGAATTAGCAGCATCATTGGCTTCTGATTTCAGCTCCACTTTGGAGTTTTCCT
This is a stretch of genomic DNA from Camelus bactrianus isolate YW-2024 breed Bactrian camel chromosome 16, ASM4877302v1, whole genome shotgun sequence. It encodes these proteins:
- the CASC3 gene encoding protein CASC3, whose product is MLGLALGSRQPLRWARYVRNWPAAAVFRKMADRRRQRASQDTEDEESGASGSDSGGSQARGGGSFSGSAGGGGSGSLPSQRGGRAGALHLRRVESGGVKSAEESECESEDGIEGDAVLSDYESAEDSEGDEGEYSEEENSKVELKSEANDAANSSAKEEKGEEKPDSKGTVTGERQSGDGQESTEPVENKVDKKGPKHLDDDEDRKNPAYIPRKGLFFEHDLRGQTQEEEVRPKGRQRKLWKDEGRWEHDKFREDEQAPKSRQELIALYGYDIRSAHNPDDIKPRRIRKPRFGSPPQRDPNWIGERPNKSHRHQGPGGTLPPRTFINRNAAGTGRMSVPRNYSRSGGFKEGRAGFRSVEAGGQHACRSGETVKHETSYRSRRLEQTPVRDPSPEADAQVLGSPEKEEAAPEIANPTPDAAPPAPDRPVEKKSYSRARRTRIKAGDAVKVAEEVPPPPEGLTSAPPVPETTPPPPAKTGNWEAPVDSTTGGLEQDVAQLNIAEQNWSPGQPSFLQSRELRGMPNHMHMGAGPPPQFNRMEEMGVQGGRAKRYSSQRQRPVPEPPAPPVHISIMEGHYYDPLQFQGPIYTHGDSPAPLPPQGMIVQPEMHLPHPGLHPHQTPAPLPNPGLYPPPVSMSPGQPPPQQLLAPTYFSAPGVMNFGNPSYPYAPGALPPPPPPHLYPNTQAPSQVYGGVTYYNPAQQQVQPKPSPPRRTPQPVTIKPPPPEVVSRGSS